A stretch of the Clostridium fungisolvens genome encodes the following:
- a CDS encoding EsaB/YukD family protein — translation MGKDTAIVIFNISKRNYTVDLDVPLNISANELVLALNEAYDLQIDISDIKNCYMKSENPIALLRGNKTLADYGIRDGSSINYTE, via the coding sequence ATGGGAAAAGATACAGCCATTGTTATTTTTAACATAAGTAAGAGGAACTATACTGTAGATTTAGATGTTCCGTTAAACATATCCGCAAACGAATTGGTTTTAGCTTTAAATGAAGCATATGATTTACAGATTGATATTTCAGATATTAAGAATTGCTATATGAAATCGGAGAATCCAATTGCTCTGCTTCGTGGAAATAAGACACTTGCAGATTATGGGATTCGAGATGGAAGTAGCATTAACTATACAGAATAG